The Virgibacillus sp. SK37 region TGTCAATCGTACGTGGATGTTTAAAAGACTCTTTAATTGCATCTTTGGTAATTTCATTAAATACAACCCGACATTCTGATTTTTCATCTACATTTAATATATGAGCGAGATGCCAAGCGATGGCTTCTCCTTCTCTGTCCGGGTCAGCTGCAAGATATATTTTCTTAGCTTTTTTGGCTGCTGACCGTAAATCTTTTAATACATCACCTTTTCCACGTATTGTAATGTATTTTGGTTTAAATTGATCCTCTATATCAACACCCATTTGGCTTTTTGGAAGATCTCGAACATGACCCATGGATGCTTTCACTTTATATTTTTTCCCTAAATATCGTTCAATTGTTTTAGCTTTTGCTGGTGATTCTACGATTACTAGATAATCTGACATTGTATTTCCTCCCAAAATGCACTTGCAAATAATAAATGGAAATCTTCACTAATAGTAAATATATACTTCACTTTTGTCAAACATACGGTAAATTTTAATTTATAGGAGGGAGAAATTGCTTTGGAGATCTGTTTCCTGAAGATTACATAGATTATGGCCATGTACATACCATTCCTCGATTATATCATGAGGACCTTTAACAAGCTTAGCCCCTTCTTGAATCAATTTATGGCATCCTTCGGTTTGAGGTATAAAAGGTGAACCCGGGACAGCAAACACTTCCCTCCCCTGCTCAAGAGCTTGATCTACGGTGATAAGGGTACCGCTTCTTTCTTTTGCTTCAATTACAAGTGTACCGAAACTAAGCCCACTGATAATGCGATTTCTTTCCGGAAAATGGTATCTTTGTGGAGGAAAATGTGGAGGATATTCTGATAAAACAAGACCTTGTTTTACCATGTCGTTAAATAAAGGAATATTATGTCGTGGGTAAATATGTCTGAAGCCTCCACCTAGAACGGCGATCGTTTTTCCCTTATTACTTAAAGTGAGATGATGTGCATAACTATCTATCCCCGCAGCCATGCCACTAATAATAATCCATCCAAGATCGATTAATTCTTCTAACATCCATTTTGTCTTTTTTTTACCTTCAATAGATGGATGTCTTGTACCTACTACACTTAATGAAGGTATTTGCTGTAAAAGGGTAACATCTCCAGCTGCATACAGAACGAGTGGGGCATCAGGAATATGTTTTAATAATAGAGGATAGTCCTTATCAAAAATAGTGAGGATTTTGTATTTGCTTGCGTAGATAGTGAGTTGGTTAATAATTGTGTCACTTCGAAGATCATTGTAAAAATAATTACTAGCTTTTGAAGTCAGTGCATATTGTTGAGCAATAGTTGTGGGAGAAAGATGATAGATGTTATTCAGCTGAGGATCCTTTCTTAGAACATTACGAATAAATCGACGTGTTGAACCCCTACATGCGGAAATATGAATTAATCTGTTTCGAAAAGAGTTCAGTTAAATCCCTTCCTTTCTAGTAAAAGTATAATAACAGGAACCTGTACGAATATTTCCAGGTTCCTGTTTAAAAAGAGCTTATTAATGTGTTTTACATTTTTCTTTTAAACCATTTTCTTCTAGTGCTTTTATCATCGTTTCGCCCATAACTGCTGGAGTTTGAGCTACTTTGATTCCACATTCATTCATGACACGGATTTTTTCATCAGCAGTACCTTTGCCTCCTGAAATAATAGCACCGGCATGTCCCATACGTTTTCCTGGAGGTGCAGTAGCTCCGCCGATAAAGCCGACTACAGGCTTCTTCATATTTGCTTTCACCCATTCAGCCGCCTCTTCTTCTGCAGTACCACCGATTTCCCCAATCATAATTACTGCTTCTGTTTCCGGGTCCTCATTAAAGGCTTGTAAAACATCAATAAAATTAGTTCCGTTTACTGGATCTCCACCAATTCCTACTGCTGTAGATTGGCCGTAACCTGCTTCAGATAATTGATGCACAGCTTCATAAGTAAGTGTTCCTGAACGAGAAACAACGCCAATATGCCCTTTTTTATGAATATATCCAGGCATAATACCTATTTTACATTCCTCTGGCGTAATAACACCAGGACAGTTAGGACCAACAAGACGTGTTTTCTTACCTTCCATATAACGTTTAACTTTAACCATATCCATAACAGGAATATGTTCCGTAATACAGATTGCAAGATCTAATTCTGCATCCACCGCTTCCATAATTGCATCTGCAGCAAAAGGTGCAGGTACATAGATAACGGATGCAGTGGCACCTGTTTGATCAACTGCCTCTTTAACTGTGTTAAAAACGGGTACTCCTTCTACTTCTGTACCGCCTTTTTTAGGAGTAACTCCACCAACAATTTTCGTTCCATACTCGAGCATTTGCTTTGTATGAAATTTTGCTGTTCCACCTGTAATACCTTGGACAATTACTTTTGTATCTTTATTTACATATACACTCATTTTCGTCCGTCCTTTCTACATGATCTTATTCCGAATTAAATTACTACTTAACCAAGGAAACTATTTTTTCAGCACCATCAGCCATTGAACCTGCAGATGTGATATTCAAACCAGACTCTTCAAGGATTTTCTTGCCTAATTCAACGTTCGTTCCTTCTAAGCGTACTACCAATGGAATTTCAAGACCTACTTGTTTTGTCGCTTCCACAACACCTTCAGCAATTACATCACACTTCATAATACCACCAAAGATATTTACGAAAATCCCTTTTACGTTGGAATCCGACAGAATAATTTTAAATGCTTCTGTTACCTTTTCAGCAGTAGCACCGCCCCCAACATCTAGGAAGTTGGCCGGATCGCCGCCATAATGCTTGATAATATCCATCGTGGACATAGCAAGACCAGCACCATTTACCATACAGCCAATATTTCCATCTAGAGAAATGTAGCTCAGGTCATATTTTGATGCTTCGATTTCCTTTTCATCTTCTTCGTCAAGATCACGTAATTCCATTACATCTTTCTGACGGAACAACGCATTATCATCAAAGTTTAGTTTTGCATCTAATGCAAGAACTTCCCCATCACCAGTAGTAACTAATGGATTAATTTCAGCAATTGAGCAATCCTTTTCCACAAATGCAGTGTAAAGGCTTGACATAAATTTAACAGCTTTACCGATTAGTTCATCCGGGATATTAATATTAAACGCTAGTCTTCGAGCTTGATAGCCTGATAGGCCTACTACAGGATCGATCACTTCTTTAAAAATCTTTTCCGGAGTAGCTTCAGCGACTTCTTCAATTTCTGTTCCGCCTTCTTCTGAAGCCATCATAACTACACGGGATGTGGCACGGTCAAGAACCACTCCTACATAATATTCTTTTTTAATATCACAGCCTTCTTCGATAAGAAGTCTTTTTACCTCTTTACCTTCTGGTCCTGTTTGATGTGTTACCAACGTTTTACCGAGTATTTCGTCAGCGTATGTACGCACTTCGTCCAAGTTTTTAGCAATTTTTACGCCACCAGCCTTTCCTCGGCCACCAGCATGGATTTGAGCTTTTACTACAGTAACATCACTTCCCAGTTTCTTTGCAGCTTCCACAGCTTCATCCACTGTATATGCAACATGCCCATTAGGAACGTTCACGCCGTAGTTTCGCAAGATATCTTTCCCTTGATATTCATGAATGTTCATCCTTAATCCTCCCATCAAAATTCACTGCATTTCTATTGTATTAAAAAACAACAAATTTCACAAGAATAAGGGAAATTTGTTGTCACAGAATTGTTAATGTTTTTCGGTCTGACTAAGATTTTTATCAGTATGATAGATAAAAGCAAAGACTTCTGCTACCGCCTGATACAACTCCTCAGGGATTTTTTCATTTATATTAAGTTCAGCAAGAAGCTCAACAAGAGATGGATCTTCAAGCACCGGAATGTTATTTTCTTTTGCTTTATTAATTATATTCTCAGCTGTTAGACCTTTTCCTGATGCCGAAACTACAGGGGCTGTCTGATTACTCTGATCATATTTAAGTGCCGCTGCCTTTTGCACGTGTTTGTTCATATCCTAAAGTCCACCCCTTTATATGGATGTTGAGTCACGCTTTGCTCACCCCTTTTAAACCCTTCGATGTTGCCATTCTTCAGCTGAATATGTGTAAGATTATAGTCTAGCTCTTTAAGCTTATTCTTCAAAACAGTTTTCAAGCTCTCAGGGAGATGGTTAAGGTGCCCTGATTGATTAAACACTGTAAGGTTAATATTTCTCTTTTGAATATTCATGTCTATAATTGTATCTTTCAAATTTGCAAGCTCCAAATAAAAAATAATATGACAATAATCCGGGTCGATTTCCCCATTATCTTTTCTTTTCCCTTTAAAATCGAGTTCAAGGTCATTTTTTAAGCCAATCTTTTCACCTGGTAAGAGAAGATTAGCAGCTATTCCATCAGGAGTATCCATTACTGAATTCAACTGCATCCCATTAATATAATGTAGAAGCTTTTGACTTTGTTCTGTAATAGAGAGATCGCTATTGGAAAGTATTTGTATTAACAACTGCTTTACAGTTATCTCATTAGTTAGCCCTTTTGATATATTGTGCTCGTCGTTCAAGCCCATACTACTCAATTGTTGATTTAGATGTAATAAGAACTGTTCCTTAGGTGAAGATAGGGAAAATAGTTGATCCTTATTTATCCTTCCAAGTAACCTCGTAGCAATGGTATACATGTTTTCATCCGTTAAACTTTCTATAAAAGAAAAAATTCTACCTAATGAAGCTGTATTATTTTGCAGTCTTGTTGTAATATATTGCTCTTGTTCAACTGTCAATAAAGGAGATATCCTGTCATTGATCTGTTGCCTGAGCTGTTCAAACAATTGTGTAGGTAGCCGTTCAATAGATGGCGCAAGGGTTTTCCAAAAGGCTAATGCTTTTTGGGCCTCATCTATTAACATCATTTTATTCTCAACCATTTTAGTAAGTCGGGTAGGTAAGCTTTCCATTGTGTCTGATCGTATATATTTTAGTACCTCTTCCATTTGATATGGGGATGCTGAATTGACTGGTGCCACTGATTTTTCACCGTCAGTGATACCTTTTTCTCCTACAATGATTCCAGTAAATCGAAGAAACCTATCCATGTCACTGTCAGTTACTTTCAACTCATTAAATAATTGCCTGCTGATGACATCTTCTATACCTCGCGAACGTTGTAACAAGTCATGCAATCGCTCATATAAGACCCGGTGGTTTCCTTTATTTTGCACCTGTTCATATAAGACTTTCAACTCTTCGTTTAGTGAGGTGTCCCCAAATCTCGTCGCAAAAGCTGCATAGGTTGATGTGGATAAAGGGAATTTCCCCTGGATCATCTTTACTGTTAATTGAATGGCATCCGTTTTATTTTTTGATTCTCCCACTAGCTGGATTGCTTTAACTAATTGGTGTTTATCAAAAGGGATTCTTTTGCTGATTAATTCATCTACAAGAGAAGTAGAATATTTGGTTGCTTTTAAACCTAAATGGTTTATCAGCTCATCTAAATTTTCTTTACCCTTGCTTTTACTTATCTTCCCTAACACTTTTAATCGTACCATTTGGTCTGTTGAGGTTACCAGAAAATGATATCTTCCACCAATTGTTAAGGAAGCTTCTAATTGGGCATTCATTTTTTTATCTCCAAGCTGGATTAACGCTTTATTATCAGGATAGATTTTTAAAATATGACCTTTTACAATCTGACCAGACTGTAGCTTAGGTTGACTGGATATTATTTTGGTAGAATGAAATCCATTTATTTTAAATGCATCCAATCAGAGAACCTCCTTGTAAATTATATTAAATCTTTTATTGGCGCAAATGACCTTCTATGATGTGGAGTTATACCAAACTCACCTATTGAGGCAAGGTGCTCTTTTGTTCCATACCCCATATTTGTAGCAAATTTATAAACAGGGTATTCTCTATGTATTTCCTTCATGATACGGTCCCGAGTTACTTTGGCAAGCACACTCGCCGCCGCAATTGATATACTTTTAGTATCGCCTTTTATGAGAGGTTTCGATGGACAAGATAAACCTTTCAGTTCAACTGCATCTATTAGAACGTAATCTGCACTGGGCTGAAGCTGATTAATTGCTTTGTTCATTGCTGATTTTGTTGCTTCAAATATATTTATAGCATCAATTTGCTCACTATTAATAATGGAGATGCCGTAACTGATTGCCTTTTCTGTTATAATTGAATAAAAGCTATCTCTTTGGCTTTCAGTTAATTGTTTTGAATCATTCAATCCTGGTAATTTAAACTCTTGGGGAAGGATTACAGCTGCTGCAACTACAGGACCAGCCAAGGGACCTCTTCCAGCCTCGTCCACCCCTGCGATTAATTTAAACCCTTCTTCATAACATTTATTTTCATATGTGCACATTTTCAAAAATGCTTCTTCCAACTCTTTCTCTTTACGCTTTTTATTTTCAAACCGATTCAAAAGTTGCTGAACACCTTTTCGCTCATCCTTTTTAAGAGTTAAGATTAATTCTTCACTGATTTCTCCTGTATCAAATAAACTCCTTAACTCCTTGATTGATTGTTTTTCCACTGGCTTCCCATACCTTTCTTTATCTAAATATATCGGCGATAAATTTTATTTGTTTACAATGTCCAGAAATAAAGATTCTAAATCTCTCAGTGAAAAAGATAAATCTATACTCTGAAAATTATTTATATACATTATCGTAAAAACAGAAAAGCCGAACTTATCCGAATTTCAATTAGAAAGTCTCGAATGGTCGTTCGGCTAAAACACTATTCTTCCAATTCCCTTGTATCCTCTGGAGATTCCAATGTGATTCTTCCAAGCCTGCCTGTTCTCAGGTCACGGAGTACAAGATCAGACACTTTATCAAAATTGACATTTCCTCCGCTTTCTAAAGCTCCTCTATTCTTGCCGATTGACTCAAATATGTGCAGCATATCTATTGTTTCACCAGAGAGATCATACCGTTGTTCAAGTAAACCAGGGTAATGAATTTGCATGTATCTTATAACAAACACAACAATATCCTGTAAAGAAAGTAATTGATCCTTAATTGTTCCAATGGCAGCAAGTCGATATCCAACAGTTTCATCTTCAAATTTAGGCCATAATATCCCTGGAGTATCGAGTAATTCAAAATCTTTTTTTACTTTGATCCAAAGTTGTTGTTTGGTTACCCCCGGGCGGTCGCCAGTCTTGGCAATTTTTTTGTTCGCAAGACGATTTATTAAGGTGGACTTACCTACATTAGGGATACCGATAATCATTGCTCGCGCCGGTCTGGGTTGTATTCCTTTTTTCTTAAGTTTTTCCATTTTTTCTTGTCCAAGCTCTTTTGCTAACTGAATCACTTTATTTATATCAGCTTTCTCATTTACATTTACTGCTAAGGATGGAATGGATTGATCGCGAAAATAACTTATCCAATTTTCTGTTTCCTTCTGATCAGCTAAATCCCTTTTCATTAAAACAACCATCTTCGGTTTATTTTGCAAGACCTGTTGTAACATAGGATTTTGTGATGATAGTGGAGCACGAGCATCCACTAATTCCATTACAAAGTCAACTAATTTTAATTTCTCTTCAACTTCACGTTTCGCTTTTGCCATATGGCCAGGAAACCATTGTATTGTCATATTTATTACCTACTCTCCTAATGTCTGTATCCTCTGAAAAGGCCAATATATAATACTTGTTCTTCCTACAAGCTCATCAATTGGTATGACACCAAGCATGCGACTATCTGTAGAATTGCCTCGGTTGTCCCCTAAAACAAGCACATGGCCTTCAGGAATGACTTCATGGTTACCGGGAAGTTCCTCCAATGTAAAATCACTGGTAAGAATTTGATATGCTTTCATATCTTTCTTTTGTTGGTTTAAAAATGGTTCTTCCACCAAGTCCCCGTCAATGTAAAGATTATTATCACTAACCTCCACATGTTCTCCAGGCAAACCGATAACTCTTTTAATAAAATCCTTTTCTTCCGAAGCATGAAATACAACTACATCAAATCGTTCGGGCTCGTGTAAACGATATACAAACTTATTTACAATCATTTGATCACGGTCGTGTAAGGTCGGCAACATCGAAGGGCCATCTACCACGATAGGAGCGAAAAAAAACATACGCACGATAAATGCTAACCCAAATGCTATTAATAAAGCTTTTAACCAATCAAACCATTCATTTTTCTTTTTAGCCATGGCGCTTCCTCCGGAATTCTTCTTCCTCTATTGTATCCTTAATTAATTTTCTATAAAAGCAAAAAGGAGCTTGTGCATAAGACAAGCTCCTTTCCAAGTTTTATTATCTGCGTTCTTTAATACGTGCAGCTTTACCACGTAGATTACGTAGATAGTAAAGTTTAGCACGACGTACAATACCACGACGAGAAACTTCAATCTTGTCGATACGAGGTGAATGTACTGGGAATGTACGTTCAACACCTACGCCATAAGAAAGTTTTCTTACTGTAAATGTTTCGCTGATTCCACCGTTTTGGCGCTTAATAACGACACCTTCGAATACCTGAATACGCTCACGAGTTCCTTCTACAACTTTAACGTGAACTTTTACAGTGTCTCCCGGGCGGAAATCAGGATGATCTGTACGAAGTTGTTCCTTCGTAATATCTGCGATTAATTTTTGCATCCTGTTCACTCCTTCCAAACCAATGCTCATATCTCTCTAAGTGACAGCGGAACATCGTTTATACGGCTTAAATAACTCTTTAAGCACAACATTTAATATACCATAACAAGGAAAATAGATCAATAATAATTAAGAATTATTTTTCCTCTTGTATTACCTCTTTTAATAAAGCATTGTCTTCTTCAGTTAAGCTTGATTCATCAATTAACTCTTTTCTGCGTTGATACGTTCTTTTCAATGATTCTTTTCTTCGCCATGTCTCAATTTTGGCATGGTCTCCTGAAAGCAGTATAGGTGGTACAGATAACCCGCGAAAGTTAGCCGGTCTTGTATAATGGGGATATTCCAATAGTCCTGTAGAAAAAGAATCTTCTGGAGCAGATTGCTTGTTTCCCAATACATCTGGAAGAAGCCGGACAACACTATCAATAACCACCATAGCTCCAAGCTCTCCCCCGGTGAGGATATAGTCTCCGATAGAAATCTCATCTGTCACCAAATGCTCTCTGATCCTCTCATCATACCCCTCATAATGGCCACAAATAAAAATGAGATGCTCCTCTTCTGAAAGCTCTTCTGCCTTTTTTTGAGTGTATGGTTCGCCTTGGGGGCACATTAATATAACGCGCGGTTCTTTTGTGGACTCCTTCTTTTTCATTGCAGCCTGAACTGCATCGAAAATAGGCTGGGGTGTTAAAACCATCCCGGCACCTCCACCATATGGATAATCATCTACCTTTTGATGCTTATTCTCCGTAAAATCACGAAAGTTGATTAAATCATAGCTATATTTATTTTTCTCATATGCTTTATTTAATATCGATGACTGAAACATACCTGTCAACATTTCCGGAAAAAGAGTCAGGACATCTATATGCATCTTAATCAAGCAACCCTTCCATCGGCTCAATGACGATTTTCTTTTCCTGAGTATCTACTTCCATAACCACTTCTTTTATATATGGAATAAGCAAATCTTTTTTACCTGCACGTTGGACAACCCAAACATCATTGGCCCCAGGTGAAAGTATCTCTTTAATCCGCCCAATTTCTTCATTACCCGTGGAAAATACTGTGCAGCCGATAATTTCATGATAATAGAATTCATTCTCTTCCAGTTCAGTAAGTTGATCCTCTGTTATTTCTAGCGATGCTCCTTTAAATGCTTCAACCTCGTTAATAGAGTCATACCCTTCAAAAAGAAGCAGATCAAATCCTTTATGGATACGATGTGCTTTGATGACAAGTGGAAGCGGTTCTTTATTTTCTTTTACCACATAGACTGTATTTCCCTTTTCAAACCGTTCGTCGAAGTCACTTATCCTAACCACTTTTATTTCCCCGCGGATTCCATGGGTATTTACTATTTTACCTATTTTATACATTACCTTATCCATGCTCTCACCTACTAACTATTCATCTATTCGAACGACAGTCTCGTCCTTTATTATAATTGCTTTTTCTTTTATTGAATGAGTCCAATCCATACCTACAGAAACTTCAACAAGAGCTTCAACCTGGTCTTCTATAATCTCACTACCCATTTCAAGCATATCCAATTGCTCAATTTTAAAGTCTGCTAATTTTATTTTTTCTTTGCGATTTTTTATCTCTTGTTGAAAACGTTGACTAATATCTTGTTTGGATACCCCTGGTTTATTTTGTAGCTTTCTTTGTTCAAAAAGCAGTTGTTGACACTCTTGTTCAAGCCGCATTTTATGGCTTGTAAAATTGCTTTTTAACTTTTCTTTACTTCTCTCTGTTACAATTTGTTTAATCAGGACTTTTTGAATAATCTTCACGTAACTTCCTCACTCTCACAAATAATCAAACTACCAGAGATGTAGAAAAAGGGAAAGGTATCCCCCTTCCCCTTTACATAATATCAAGATAAATACGTTTCCCGCTATCCGTCTTTGCAGCATAAACTACAGTACGGATTGCCTTTGCAATACGTCCATTTTTGCCAATCACCTTACCTACATCCTCTTGGTTTACAGCAAGGTGATAAACTACTTTTTCATTCTCTTCCGTCTCTGTCACAACTACATCTTTAGGGTGATCAACGAGAGAAGTAACAATAGTTTCAATTAGGGCTTTCATGATATATCACACTACTTTACTATTGGTTTTTCTGTTCGTGGAATTTCTTCATGATGCCTTCTTTTGAGAAAAGATTGCGAACTGTATCACTTGGCTTAGCACCTTTTGTCATCCAATCCAATGCTTTATCTTCATCTATTTTAACTTCAATTGGATTAACTACTGGGTTGTATGTCCCAATTTGCTCAATCTGACGTCCGTCACGAGGAGAACGTGAATCAGCTACAACGATACGATAAAATGGATTTCTCTTTGAACCCATACGTTTTAAACGAATTTTAACAGCCATGATTTGCACCTCCAAATTTAAATGTCTCACACAAGATTAAATTCTAACAGAAAGTATTTTGTCTGTAAAGTGTTTTTACATTACATTATAAATTTAAGTGAATTATGAACTTATGTTTTTTTTACATAAAAGGAAAGTTTAAGCCTTTTCCTTTCTTCCCTTTTTGCATG contains the following coding sequences:
- the dprA gene encoding DNA-processing protein DprA, with the protein product MNSFRNRLIHISACRGSTRRFIRNVLRKDPQLNNIYHLSPTTIAQQYALTSKASNYFYNDLRSDTIINQLTIYASKYKILTIFDKDYPLLLKHIPDAPLVLYAAGDVTLLQQIPSLSVVGTRHPSIEGKKKTKWMLEELIDLGWIIISGMAAGIDSYAHHLTLSNKGKTIAVLGGGFRHIYPRHNIPLFNDMVKQGLVLSEYPPHFPPQRYHFPERNRIISGLSFGTLVIEAKERSGTLITVDQALEQGREVFAVPGSPFIPQTEGCHKLIQEGAKLVKGPHDIIEEWYVHGHNLCNLQETDLQSNFSLL
- the sucD gene encoding succinate--CoA ligase subunit alpha; the protein is MSVYVNKDTKVIVQGITGGTAKFHTKQMLEYGTKIVGGVTPKKGGTEVEGVPVFNTVKEAVDQTGATASVIYVPAPFAADAIMEAVDAELDLAICITEHIPVMDMVKVKRYMEGKKTRLVGPNCPGVITPEECKIGIMPGYIHKKGHIGVVSRSGTLTYEAVHQLSEAGYGQSTAVGIGGDPVNGTNFIDVLQAFNEDPETEAVIMIGEIGGTAEEEAAEWVKANMKKPVVGFIGGATAPPGKRMGHAGAIISGGKGTADEKIRVMNECGIKVAQTPAVMGETMIKALEENGLKEKCKTH
- the sucC gene encoding ADP-forming succinate--CoA ligase subunit beta: MNIHEYQGKDILRNYGVNVPNGHVAYTVDEAVEAAKKLGSDVTVVKAQIHAGGRGKAGGVKIAKNLDEVRTYADEILGKTLVTHQTGPEGKEVKRLLIEEGCDIKKEYYVGVVLDRATSRVVMMASEEGGTEIEEVAEATPEKIFKEVIDPVVGLSGYQARRLAFNINIPDELIGKAVKFMSSLYTAFVEKDCSIAEINPLVTTGDGEVLALDAKLNFDDNALFRQKDVMELRDLDEEDEKEIEASKYDLSYISLDGNIGCMVNGAGLAMSTMDIIKHYGGDPANFLDVGGGATAEKVTEAFKIILSDSNVKGIFVNIFGGIMKCDVIAEGVVEATKQVGLEIPLVVRLEGTNVELGKKILEESGLNITSAGSMADGAEKIVSLVK
- a CDS encoding EscU/YscU/HrcU family type III secretion system export apparatus switch protein, which produces MNKHVQKAAALKYDQSNQTAPVVSASGKGLTAENIINKAKENNIPVLEDPSLVELLAELNINEKIPEELYQAVAEVFAFIYHTDKNLSQTEKH
- a CDS encoding ribonuclease HII, whose product is MEKQSIKELRSLFDTGEISEELILTLKKDERKGVQQLLNRFENKKRKEKELEEAFLKMCTYENKCYEEGFKLIAGVDEAGRGPLAGPVVAAAVILPQEFKLPGLNDSKQLTESQRDSFYSIITEKAISYGISIINSEQIDAINIFEATKSAMNKAINQLQPSADYVLIDAVELKGLSCPSKPLIKGDTKSISIAAASVLAKVTRDRIMKEIHREYPVYKFATNMGYGTKEHLASIGEFGITPHHRRSFAPIKDLI
- the ylqF gene encoding ribosome biogenesis GTPase YlqF — protein: MTIQWFPGHMAKAKREVEEKLKLVDFVMELVDARAPLSSQNPMLQQVLQNKPKMVVLMKRDLADQKETENWISYFRDQSIPSLAVNVNEKADINKVIQLAKELGQEKMEKLKKKGIQPRPARAMIIGIPNVGKSTLINRLANKKIAKTGDRPGVTKQQLWIKVKKDFELLDTPGILWPKFEDETVGYRLAAIGTIKDQLLSLQDIVVFVIRYMQIHYPGLLEQRYDLSGETIDMLHIFESIGKNRGALESGGNVNFDKVSDLVLRDLRTGRLGRITLESPEDTRELEE
- the lepB gene encoding signal peptidase I, translating into MAKKKNEWFDWLKALLIAFGLAFIVRMFFFAPIVVDGPSMLPTLHDRDQMIVNKFVYRLHEPERFDVVVFHASEEKDFIKRVIGLPGEHVEVSDNNLYIDGDLVEEPFLNQQKKDMKAYQILTSDFTLEELPGNHEVIPEGHVLVLGDNRGNSTDSRMLGVIPIDELVGRTSIIYWPFQRIQTLGE
- the rplS gene encoding 50S ribosomal protein L19 encodes the protein MQKLIADITKEQLRTDHPDFRPGDTVKVHVKVVEGTRERIQVFEGVVIKRQNGGISETFTVRKLSYGVGVERTFPVHSPRIDKIEVSRRGIVRRAKLYYLRNLRGKAARIKERR
- the trmD gene encoding tRNA (guanosine(37)-N1)-methyltransferase TrmD gives rise to the protein MHIDVLTLFPEMLTGMFQSSILNKAYEKNKYSYDLINFRDFTENKHQKVDDYPYGGGAGMVLTPQPIFDAVQAAMKKKESTKEPRVILMCPQGEPYTQKKAEELSEEEHLIFICGHYEGYDERIREHLVTDEISIGDYILTGGELGAMVVIDSVVRLLPDVLGNKQSAPEDSFSTGLLEYPHYTRPANFRGLSVPPILLSGDHAKIETWRRKESLKRTYQRRKELIDESSLTEEDNALLKEVIQEEK
- the rimM gene encoding ribosome maturation factor RimM (Essential for efficient processing of 16S rRNA), whose amino-acid sequence is MDKVMYKIGKIVNTHGIRGEIKVVRISDFDERFEKGNTVYVVKENKEPLPLVIKAHRIHKGFDLLLFEGYDSINEVEAFKGASLEITEDQLTELEENEFYYHEIIGCTVFSTGNEEIGRIKEILSPGANDVWVVQRAGKKDLLIPYIKEVVMEVDTQEKKIVIEPMEGLLD
- a CDS encoding YlqD family protein, whose amino-acid sequence is MKIIQKVLIKQIVTERSKEKLKSNFTSHKMRLEQECQQLLFEQRKLQNKPGVSKQDISQRFQQEIKNRKEKIKLADFKIEQLDMLEMGSEIIEDQVEALVEVSVGMDWTHSIKEKAIIIKDETVVRIDE
- a CDS encoding KH domain-containing protein; the encoded protein is MKALIETIVTSLVDHPKDVVVTETEENEKVVYHLAVNQEDVGKVIGKNGRIAKAIRTVVYAAKTDSGKRIYLDIM
- the rpsP gene encoding 30S ribosomal protein S16, with the translated sequence MAVKIRLKRMGSKRNPFYRIVVADSRSPRDGRQIEQIGTYNPVVNPIEVKIDEDKALDWMTKGAKPSDTVRNLFSKEGIMKKFHEQKNQ